A window of Candida orthopsilosis Co 90-125, chromosome 8 draft sequence contains these coding sequences:
- a CDS encoding Gln4 tRNA-Gln synthetase translates to MSSEEELIVLFKNVGFDEKKSKDIAKNKKVAGLLQSVLAKSSVESYTDEKKLTLLHQLAVLENKNGKPIPHVEHLINGINNDDIKTNLQITEGIKYLQSHDDPKQDEFNEATGVGIEIGETQVREEIGKYLDSISSKLESERYAILPKVMSEVKAQPALKWAPPNLFKPVLDELFLTRLGPKDERDVKKKKKKKPVAAAATTTKQEPEMERSMFSEGFLGDLHKPGEEPQKYPELLEAHREFIKGQVYTRFPPEPNGFLHIGHSKAIMVNFGFAQFHKGKCYLRFDDTNPEAEEAKYFESIKEMVAWLGYKPWKITYSSDYFDELFGLAIKLIKSDRAYICHCTPEQVKLGRGQREDGSMGGERFACEHRSQSVEHNLTEFLAMKEGKYATGEATLRMKQDLSSPSPQMWDLVAYRVLNKPHHRTGSKWKIYPTYDFTHCLVDSLENITHSLCTTEFVLSRESYEWLCDALHVYRPAQREYGRLNMTGTIMSKRKIAKLVNEGYVRGWDDPRIYTLEAIKRRGIPPGAILSFINTLGVTTSTTNIQTTRFESAVRQFLDQTTPRLFLVLNPVEVHIDNLSDDFELEVEIPYKPGKDVNSLGNRKLKFTNKVYIDRGDVRDEPADKEYYRLAPGQPVGLLKVPFNIIFKSIETVDGKTIVHVDYDTTQSTKKPKTYIQWVPVNDCKPIKEVRIYNQLFNSENPAGHPKGYLADINPASEDVLTNAVIESNFAEIAAKSPMNLTIPDSQFNIKEDAGNHTIRFQALREGYFCVDKDSKDDTLVLNRIVTLKEDANK, encoded by the coding sequence ATGTCATCAGAAGAAGAGTTGATTgtattgttcaaaaacgTTGGTTTTGATGAGAAAAAGTCGAAGGATATTGccaaaaacaagaaagtAGCTGGGTTGTTACAATCTGTCTTGGCTAAATCATCAGTTGAATCATACACcgatgaaaaaaaattgacgTTGTTACATCAATTGGCAGTATTGGAGAACAAGAATGGAAAGCCAATCCCTCATGTTGAACATCTAATTAATGGTATTAATAATGACGACATAAAGACCAATTTGCAAATTACCGAGGGTATCAAATATTTACAATCACACGATGATCCTAAGCAAGATGAGTTCAATGAAGCAACTGGTGTCgggattgaaattggtgagaCACAAGTAAGAGAAGAGATTGGCAAGTATCTTGACTCAATCAGTAGTAAGTTGGAGTCTGAAAGATATGCCATTTTACCTAAAGTCATGTCCGAAGTTAAAGCGCAACCTGCATTGAAATGGGCGCCACccaatttattcaaaccAGTACTTGATGAGTTGTTCTTGACCAGATTGGGCCCTAAAGACGAAAGGGAtgtgaaaaagaagaaaaagaagaagccagttgctgctgctgccaCAACTACCAAACAAGAGCCAGAAATGGAAAGATCTATGTTTTCGGAAGGTTTCCTTGGTGATTTACATAAACCAGGAGAAGAGCCACAAAAGTACCCTGAATTGCTAGAAGCTCACCGCGAATTCATCAAGGGTCAAGTGTATACTCGTTTCCCACCCGAACCGAATGGGTTTTTACACATTGGACATTCAAAAGCAATCATGGttaattttggttttgctCAATTCCACAAAGGCAAATGCTATTTACGGTTTGATGATACTAATCCTGAAGCTGAAGAAGCCAAGTATTTTGAATCCATTAAAGAGATGGTGGCATGGTTGGGTTACAAGCCGTGGAAGATTACTTATTCTTCAGATTATTTTGATGAACTATTTGGGTTGGCAATCAAGCTTATAAAGCTGGATAGAGCATATATCTGTCATTGTACTCCAGAACAAGTGAAACTTGGACGTGGTCAACGTGAAGATGGATCCATGGGTGGTGAACGATTCGCTTGTGAACATCGATCACAATCGGTCGAACATAACTTGACCGAATTTTTAGCCATGAAGGAGGGAAAATATGCCACTGGTGAAGCTACTTTACGTATGAAGCAAGATTTATCTAGTCCTTCGCCACAAATGTGGGATTTAGTTGCTTATAGGGTTTTAAACAAACCTCATCATCGTACTGGGTCCAAATGGAAGATTTATCCCACGTATGACTTTACCCATTGTTTGGTTGATTCCTTGGAAAATATCACTCATTCATTGTGTACAACCGAATTTGTTTTATCAAGGGAATCATACGAATGGTTATGTGATGCTTTACATGTATATAGACCAGCCCAAAGGGAGTATGGTAGGTTGAACATGACCGGTACCATTATGTCCAAGAGAAAAATTGCTAAACTTGTCAATGAAGGGTATGTCAGAGGCTGGGATGATCCAAGAATTTACACCTTGGAAGCAATTAAAAGAAGAGGTATTCCACCAGGAGCTATATTATCATTTATCAACACATTAGGTGTAACCACGTCAACTACAAATATTCAAACTACCAGATTTGAAAGTGCTGTACGTCAATTCCTCGATCAAACTACTCCTAGATTATTCTTGGTGTTAAATCCAGTTGAGGTTCATATTGACAACTTATCCGAcgattttgaattggaagtGGAAATTCCTTACAAACCAGGTAAAGATGTCAACTCATTAGGTAACaggaaattgaagtttACAAACAAAGTTTACATTGATCGCGGTGATGTTAGAGATGAACCTGCTGATAAGGAATACTACCGTTTGGCACCAGGACAACCAGTTGGGTTGTTGAAGGTACCATTTaacattattttcaaatcaattgaaactgtCGATGGTAAAACTATTGTGCATGTTGATTATGATACTACTCAGTCTACCAAGAAACCAAAGACATATATCCAATGGGTACCTGTTAATGATTGCAAGCCCATCAAAGAAGTCCGTATCTATAATCAATTATTCAACTCTGAGAACCCAGCAGGGCACCCCAAAGGTTATCTTGCTGATATTAACCCTGCTAGTGAAGACGTTTTGACAAATGCCgttattgaatcaaactTTGCGGAAATTGCTGCCAAGTCCCCCATGAACTTGACCATACCAGATTCACAATTTAACATCAAGGAAGATGCGGGCAATCACACAATCAGATTCCAAGCCTTGAGAGAAGGTTACTTCTGTGTCGATAAAGACTCTAAAGATGACactttggttttgaatAGAATTGTTACTTTGAAAGAAGATGCTAATAAGTAA
- a CDS encoding Thg1 protein (S. cerevisiae homolog THG1 has tRNA guanylyltransferase activity, has role in tRNA and localizes to cytoplasm, nucleus) — translation MANSKYEYVKAFERENYLLQETYIVIRVDGKGFHKFSQHYSFEKPNDLRALEVMNKAAQKVMQRYSDVLMAYGDSDEYSFLLRRRCELYERREMKLCTLFASLMSTYYMFYWNLEFKDKPIEEDMIPIFDARAVVYPNFQAVRDYFSWRQVDCHINNLYNTTFWSLVKLGLTPQESENKLMGTVSSDKNEILYKECGINYNNELEIFKKGTILVRELTNYAPKGDLSSRQKQREEKSRRKAEIKQYHVDIINDGSWWKSRPWLTE, via the coding sequence ATGGCAAACTCAAAGTATGAATACGTGAAGGCATTTGAAAGGGAGAATTACCTACTACAGGAAACTTACATTGTTATACGTGTCGATGGGAAAGGTTTCCACAAGTTTTCACAGCATTatagttttgaaaaaccGAATGATTTACGGGCGTTGGAGGTTATGAACAAGGCAGCTCAGAAAGTGATGCAGAGATACAGCGATGTCTTGATGGCATATGGTGACTCAGATGAGTATAGTTTCTTATTACGACGAAGGTGTGAATTGTATGAAAGAAGAGAGATGAAATTGTGTACCCTTTTTGCTAGCTTGATGTCGACTTATTACATGTTTTATTGGAATTTGGAATTTAAGGACAAGCCAATTGAAGAGGACATGATACCCATATTTGATGCAAGGGCAGTGGTATATCCTAACTTTCAAGCTGTAAGAGACTACTTTAGTTGGAGACAAGTTGATTGTCATATTAATAATCTCTACAACACAACATTTTGGAGCTTGGTGAAACTCGGTCTTACACCACAGGAGTCAGAGAATAAGCTAATGGGTACAGTATCATCCGATAAAAATGAGATCTTATATAAAGAATGTGGAATAAATTATAATAACGAATTGGAGATATTCAAAAAGGGAACAATTTTGGTGAGAGAGCTTACAAATTATGCACCCAAAGGTGATCTCAGTTCCAGACAAAAGCAAAGGGAAGAAAAGAGTAGGAGGAAAGCAGAGATAAAACAATATCATGTAGATATAATCAATGATGGCTCATGGTGGAAGTCACGCCCTTGGTTAACTGAATAG
- a CDS encoding Rpa135 RNA polymerase I subunit A135 codes for MTQAQFRTLEREKRFQNPPKNKSEIYPLLENAVAPHIGSFNALNDGEDGGLLNMAVKDIGSKTIFDSKEADRLGNKLNIRVESVSIAKPSVPPTDKLSINRKTLPSECRERMTTYKARLMLNVTWSVNDGEEQSEIREAGQIPIMLKSNRCHLQKMSPNQLVEAKEESDELGGYFIVNGIEKLIRMLIVQRRNHPMAIIRPSFANRGASYTKYGIQIRSVRPDQTSQTNVLHYLNDGNVTFRFSWKKNEYLVPVVMILKALVETNDREIFDGIVGHDVENSFLTDRLELLLRTFKSYNLHSQQETLAYLGDKFRVVFGATPDVSDIDVGKEVLRRIVLVHLPNNEDKFRMLLFMIRKLYSLVAGDCAPDNPDATQHQEVLLGGFLYGMIIKEKIDEYLQNFKLQVQSDINRGVGVNFSDRKYITRVFSRINENIGQKLQYFLSTGNLVSQSGLDLQQVSGYTVVAEKINFHRFISHFRMVHRGSFFAELKTTTVRKLLPESWGFLCPVHTPDGSPCGLLNHLSHKCIIATTASDVSQVPAALAQLGVSPANAFAAGPDLCCVQLDGKIVGWTTHEQGKIVADTLRFWKVEGTHGLPLDLEIGYVPPSSKGQYPGLYLFGGHSRMMRPVKYLPLGKEDIVGPFEQVYMNVAVTPEEIENNIHSHVEFSPTNILSILANLTPFSDFNQSPRNMYQCQMGKQTMGTPGTALVHRSDNKLYRLQTGQTPIVKANLYDDYGMDNFPNGMNAIVAVISYTGYDMDDAMIINKSADERGFGYGTVYKVEKIDLSQSRRRGDPITQHFGFGEDEWPETWKTKLDDDGFPLIGVKVEEGDPILAYYDDTLGKTKVKTYHSSEPAYIEEVKLLGDDAGDNEGQQVTIKYRITRQPIIGDKFSSRHGQKGVCSRKWPQIDMPFTESGMQPDVIINPHAFPSRMTIGMFVESLAGKAGALHGVAQDATPWKFSESDTPADYFGEQLLKAGYNFHGNEPMYSGATGEELRCDIYIGCVYYQRLRHMVNDKFQVRSTGPVNSLTMQPVKGRKRSGGIRVGEMERDALIGHGTAYLLQDRLLNCSDYTQTSICKSCGSILTTQTSVPRIGSMASIRCRRCSIRLDKYDGYAEDADIWEDGHGVKFVGGDNTTTVAIPFVLKYLDSELSAMGIKMRYNVEPK; via the coding sequence ATGACGCAAGCACAGTTTCGTACTTTAGAAAGGGAAAAGAGGTTTCAGAATCCTCCCAAAAATAAATCTGAAATATATCCATTGTTGGAGAATGCAGTAGCACCACACATTGGATCATTCAATGCATTAAACGATGGGGAGGATGGTGGGTTGTTAAACATGGCCGTCAAAGATATAGGATCAAAGACCATTTTTGATTCCAAAGAGGCAGATAGATTGGGTAACAAGTTAAATATTAGAGTGGAATCAGTATCGATAGCGAAGCCAAGTGTCCCACCAACCGACAAATTATCCATAAATAGAAAAACATTGCCAAGTGAGTGTCGTGAGCGAATGACCACGTATAAAGCTagattgatgttgaatgTTACATGGAGCGTCAACGATGGCGAAGAACAAAGTGAAATTAGAGAAGCAGGTCAAATTCCCATCATGTTGAAGTCGAATAGATGccatttacaaaagatgtcaccaaatcaattagttgaagcaaaagaagagagTGACGAATTGGGTGGGTACTTTATCGTAAATGGTATTGAAAAGCTAATTCGTATGTTGATTGTACAGAGAAGAAATCATCCTATGGCAATCATTCGTCCATCCTTTGCCAATAGAGGTGCTTCATACACCAAGTATGGTATTCAAATCAGATCAGTAAGACCAGATCAAACTTCACAAACAAATGTGTTACATTATCTTAATGATGGTAATGTCACTTTTAGATTTTCATGGAAGAAAAACGAGTATTTGGTGCCGGTGGttatgattttgaaagcCCTTGTTGAAACGAATGATAGAGAGATTTTCGACGGTATAGTTGGTCATGATGTCGAAAACTCATTCTTGACGGATCGTTTGGAATTGTTATTAAGGACATTCAAATCGTACAATTTGCATTCACAACAAGAAACATTAGCCTACTTGGGTGATAAATTTAGAGTGGTTTTTGGAGCAACACCTGATGTATCAGATATCGATGTTGGTAAAGAAGTTTTGAGGAGAATCGTCTTGGTACATTTACCCAACAACGAAGACAAGTTCCGcatgttgttgtttatgaTTCGTAAATTGTACTCATTGGTGGCTGGTGATTGTGCTCCTGATAATCCAGATGCTACTCAACATCAAGAAGTGTTGTTGGGTGGATTCTTGTACGGTATGATAATAAaggaaaagattgatgagtatttgcaaaatttcaaacttcaaGTGCAGTCCGACATAAATCGAGGTGTTGGTGTAAATTTTTCAGACCGAAAATACATCACTCGAGTGTTCTCACGAATCAATGAAAACATTGGTCAAAAATTGCAATACTTTTTGTCCACTGGTAATTTGGTTTCCCAATCTGGTTTGGATTTACAACAAGTCTCTGGTTATACAGTTGTTGCAGAAAAGATCAACTTCCACCGTTTCATCTCACATTTCAGAATGGTCCATAGAGGTTCATTTTTCGCTGAGTTGAAAACCACCACCGTTCGTAAGTTGTTGCCAGAATCTTGGGGTTTCTTGTGTCCGGTGCATACTCCTGATGGATCACCATGTGGGCTATTGAACCATTTATCTCATAAATGTATCATTGCCACTACTGCTTCTGATGTATCACAGGTTCCTGCTGCTTTAGCGCAACTTGGTGTATCACCGGCAAATGCATTTGCCGCAGGACCTGATTTGTGTTGTGTTCAATTAGATGGTAAGATTGTTGGTTGGACAACCCACGAACAAGGTAAGATTGTTGCAGACACATTAAGATTCTGGAAAGTTGAAGGTACACATGGCTTGCCATTGGACTTGGAAATTGGATATGTTCCACCATCGAGTAAAGGTCAATACCCTGGTTTGTATCTATTTGGTGGTCATTCCAGAATGATGAGACCAGTAAAGTACTTACCTTTGGGTAAGGAAGATATAGTTGGTCCTTTTGAGCAGGTGTACATGAATGTGGCTGTAACGCCagaggaaattgaaaacaacatACACTCTCACGTTGAGTTTTCACCTACCAATATCTTATCGATCTTGGCTAATTTGACTCCATTTTCGGACTTTAACCAATCTCCAAGAAATATGTACCAATGTCAGATGGGTAAGCAGACTATGGGTACTCCTGGTACAGCGTTAGTACACAGATCTGATAATAAATTGTATCGTTTACAAACTGGTCAAACACCAATTGTTAAAGCAAACTTGTATGACGATTATGGAATGGATAATTTCCCTAATGGTATGaatgcaattgttgctgttATCTCCTATACTGGGTATGATATGGATGATGCGATGATTATCAATAAATCAGCAGATGAAAGGGGATTCGGATACGGTACCGTTTACAAAGTGGAAAAGATTGACTTGTCTCAATCGAGAAGACGCGGTGATCCAATCACTCAAcattttggttttggtgaagatgaatGGCCAGAGACTTGGAAGACCAAGctagatgatgatggattTCCATTGATTGGAGTGAAAGTAGAAGAAGGTGATCCAATTCTTGCATATTACGATGACACTCTTGGTAAAACCAAGGTGAAAACATATCATTCCTCTGAACCCGCATACATCGAAGAAGTCAAGTTGCTTGGTGACGATGCCGGCGATAACGAAGGACAGCAAGTCACCATCAAATATAGGATCACAAGGCAACCTATAATTGGTGACAAATTTTCCTCCAGACACGGTCAAAAGGGTGtttgttcaagaaaatgGCCACAAATAGACATGCCATTCACTGAAAGTGGTATGCAACCTGACGTCATTATCAATCCACATGCTTTCCCTTCACGTATGACGATTGGTATGTTTGTTGAATCGTTGGCTGGTAAAGCAGGTGCATTGCATGGTGTAGCGCAAGATGCCACCCCTTGGAAATTCAGTGAATCTGATACTCCAGCTGATTACTTTGGAgagcaattgttgaaggCAGGTTACAATTTTCATGGTAATGAGCCAATGTATTCTGGTGCCACTGGTGAGGAATTGAGATgtgatatatatattggATGTGTCTACTATCAAAGATTGAGACATATGGTTAACGATAAGTTCCAAGTTAGATCAACTGGACCTGTGAACTCCTTAACCATGCAACCAGTCAAAGGTAGAAAGAGATCAGGTGGTATTCGTGTGGGTGAAATGGAAAGAGATGCATTAATTGGTCATGGTACTGCATACTTGTTACAAGATAGATTGTTGAACTGTTCAGATTACACTCAGACTTCGATATGTAAATCTTGTGGCTCAATACTAACTACACAAACCTCGGTTCCTAGAATCGGATCGATGGCAAGCATAAGGTGTAGAAGATGTTCAATTAGATTAGACAAATATGACGGTTACGCTGAAGACGCTGACATATGGGAAGATGGTCATGGTGTTAaatttgttggtggtgacAATACAACCACAGTCGCTATTCCATTTGTTTTAAAATACTTAGATAGTGAGCTTTCAGCTATGGGTATAAAGATGAGGTACAATGTGGAGCCAAAGTAG
- a CDS encoding Swt1 protein (S. cerevisiae homolog SWT1 has endoribonuclease activity, has role in transcription, DNA-dependent, mRNA surveillance of mRNP export localizes to cytoplasm), whose amino-acid sequence MALPSIYSSEGLSPRDANKPITSGEKRDKRPIEYTLKTIDDKVKAAVEHQGHDEDIEMVPMENEQEVDLITSYVSRSRETNFYEDDVNMNVEHAPDFALVDGNISLLIIDTNFCISHLTILDELNRLANDYCLKIIIPVYVIQELDGLKNSTKLEKDHSGNESVKNLAKWANDWIYNQLANSSSTVKGQNLSQRINTNLTKDDSILDCCLYFQQHYAHHLIVLLSNDKNLCNKALMHDILTVSFRPGMEAKLIGRKIMEESISRFGHREAKYKPVVNQSVPTQPQSLAPEITEVAKTITTTSETSPSTLIYREIQTLLLSVLHHCMVAEYQEDIDLIRDYKKENVVNLLQCSQLLIRFWFSVFQQYFKAMPGRFVPFEEIGEGRRSKKIPVYVDEPTRQNAVKFVDFWSAVLKVLYNGIMNEQENEALDIFIARWKDLASRI is encoded by the coding sequence ATGGCTCTACCGTCTATATACTCAAGCGAAGGACTCTCACCCAGGGACGCAAATAAGCCAATCACGTCTGGAGAAAAGAGAGACAAGCGTCCTATCGAATACACTTTGAAAACTATTGACGACAAAGTTAAGGCAGCGGTAGAACACCAAGGTCACGATGAAGACATAGAGATGGTCCCCATGGAAAACGAGCAGGAAGTCGATCTAATAACATCATATGTCAGCCGTTCTCGTGAAACAAACTTCTATGAAGACGACGTGAATATGAATGTAGAACATGCTCCTGATTTTGCGCTAGTGGATGGAAACATATCGCTCTTGATTATTGATACGAATTTTTGCATATCTCATCTAACTATACTCGACGAACTCAACAGATTGGCTAACGATTATTGTCTCAAGATTATAATTCCTGTATATGTGATTCAAGAGTTGGATGGGTTAAAGAATTCGACGAAGTTGGAAAAGGATCACTCAGGTAACGAATCGGTGAAAAATCTTGCCAAATGGGCCAATGATTGGATATACAACCAGCTTGCAAACAGTCTGAGCACTGTAAAGGGGCAAAATCTAAGTCAAAgaatcaacaccaacttGACTAAGGATGATTCTATTTTAGATTGTTGTCTATATTTTCAGCAACATTATGCACATCATTTAATTGTTCTTCtatcaaatgataaaaATCTATGCAATAAGGCTTTAATGCATGACATTTTAACGGTAAGTTTCAGGCCAGGTATGGAGGCAAAGTTGATTGGTCGAAAGATTATGGAGGAAAGTATATCGAGATTTGGTCATCGCGAGGCAAAATATAAGCCAGTTGTCAATCAGAGCGTCCCCACGCAACCTCAATCGTTGGCACCAGAAATCACTGAGGTTGCAAAGACAATAACTACTACTTCTGAAACATCACCACTGACTTTAATTTATAGGGAGATTCAAACTTTACTATTGAGTGTTTTACATCACTGCATGGTTGCAGAATATCAAGAAGATATTGACCTAATTCGTGACTATAAAAAGGAGAATGTAGTTAATTTACTTCAGTGCagccaattgttgattagATTTTGGTTCTCtgtatttcaacaatacttTAAAGCCATGCCGGGAAGATTTGTAccatttgaagaaatagGAGAAGGTAGACGGCTGAAAAAAATCCCGGTTTACGTTGATGAGCCAACACGTCAAAATGCtgtgaaatttgttgactttTGGTCAGCAGTGTTGAAAGTGTTGTATAATGGGATTATGaatgaacaagaaaatgaagCATTGGATATTTTTATAGCCCGATGGAAGGACTTAGCATCAAGGATCTGA
- a CDS encoding Rmd8 protein (S. cerevisiae homolog RMD8 localizes to), giving the protein MSNNQARNGSPAPELNRPTAKRSPSILVTDARSHQVKGARAPFAGHSFKKQQQRQQQQHQSPYSFEQSQHQNALSKRLAFRNKYTDISVDKLLSNSSDIPSGQSRLPPKFGQGRNYDRNSSSSPPPPPIVSPSNPESRRNIRSIPKLSQSLPSRTSKTSQKLVLIPDEQRHGGSPPPNSGSEDRTTEPPDNNLDLQAQISRSRAELMPKEKRAREFSRMTAYFICEEFDLPAVAKFLRKNHEVKPRLYDEALYVPYTLPLLPGTDGLRVKSNNSIKLQAKNKHMEKMINKSEQTDHLYEYYSGVETPEDANNYSMDPELENFDNSSPFDPSEPQFFAPPLDSSRISDDGNSADSNSDKSDKSSKKRSEEVHSSSSSVHHSSDVSKHHAEMFVFAYGVVVFWNFSEVHEKNILADLAFAEQELLINPIDEQDIETEEFHFEYDKEIHRPRIYNDMITLRSSDHLIKLTMSHAIAQSTKLGLFESRMVNILHSISKLPKKLALTGRLGLKRNQLLKKSGKLFKLRVDVNLSSSILDTPDFFWSFEPALHPLYNAVREYLEIDQRVQVLNDRCKVFLEFSDIVTDSMNEKNTNRITWMLIIIIFLSLFVSVFEFILEVI; this is encoded by the coding sequence ATGTCAAACAATCAAGCTCGTAATGGATCACCAGCTCCGGAATTGAATAGACCAACTGCTAAAAGATCTCCTTCGATTTTGGTCACAGATGCGCGGAGTCATCAGGTGAAGGGAGCTAGGGCCCCGTTTGCGGGTCACAGCTTTAAAAAGCAGCAACAACgccaacaacagcagcatcAATCACCATACAGCTTTGAGCAGCTGCAACATCAAAATGCTTTACTGAAACGATTGGCCTTTCGGAATAAGTACACTGACATTTCGGTTGACAAATTACTCAGCAATTCAAGTGATATACCTTCTGGTCAGAGTCGACTCCCACCGAAATTTGGCCAGGGTCGCAATTATGATAGGAATAGTTCGTCATCGCCTCCACCTCCCCCGATAGTGAGCCCTTCAAACCCCGAGTCAAGGAGGAATATAAGAAGTATACCTAAATTATCGCAGTCTTTACCATCAAGGACATCAAAGACTTCACaaaaattggttttgataCCAGATGAACAAAGGCATGGTGGATCACCCCCACCTAACAGTGGTAGTGAGGATCGAACGACAGAACCACCCGACAATAATTTGGATTTGCAAGCTCAAATTTCGCGATCAAGAGCAGAACTAATGCCGAAGGAGAAACGAGCAAGAGAGTTTAGTAGAATGACGGCTTACTTTATCTGCGAAGAATTCGATTTACCAGCTGTAGCAAAATTTCTAAGAAAAAATCACGAGGTCAAGCCAAGACTATACGATGAGGCGTTGTATGTTCCATATACATTACCATTGCTACCGGGAACTGACGGCTTGCGTgtgaaatcaaataattccATCAAGCTACAGGCAAAGAATAAACACATGGAGAAGATGATTAATAAATCGGAACAGACTGATCATCTTTATGAATATTACTCTGGGGTGGAAACACCAGAGGATGCCAACAACTACTCAATGGACCCTgagttggaaaattttgataacAGCAGCCCGTTTGACCCTAGTGAGCCGCAATTTTTTGCTCCTCCGTTGGACTCATCCAGAATCAGCGATGATGGTAATAGTGCAGACTCGAACAGCGACAAGAGTGATAAAAGTTCAAAGAAAAGGTCAGAGGAGGTTCATAGTTCACTGTCGTCGGTACATCATCTGTCAGATGTTTCCAAGCATCATGCGGAaatgtttgtttttgcatatggtgttgttgtgtttTGGAATTTCTCTGAAGTTCATGAAAAGAATATTCTTGCTGATTTGGCATTTGCTGAACAAGAGCTCCTCATAAATCCTATTGACGAGCAGGACATTGAAACTGAAGAGTTCCATTTTGAGTATGACAAGGAAATCCACAGGCCCAGGATATATAATGATATGATCACTTTACGATCAAGTGATCATTTGATTAAACTCACAATGTCTCATGCAATTGCCCAACTGACAAAGTTGGGATTATTCGAGAGCAGAATGGTGAACATCTTACATCTGATTAGTAAGCTTCCCAAGAAGTTGGCATTGACTGGGCGATTGGGATTAAAGAGGAAtcaattattgaaaaagtcgggtaaattgttcaagttACGAGTAGATGTAAACTTGtcaagttcaattttggataCGCCTGACTTTTTCTGGTCCTTTGAACCCGCGTTGCATCCGCTATACAATGCTGTTAGAGAGTATTTGGAGATTGATCAGAGGGTGCAGGTTTTGAATGATCGATGTAAAGTATTCTTGGAGTTTTCTGATATTGTTACAGACAGCATGAATGAGAAAAATACAAACCGTATCACCTGGATGTTGATAATCATTATATTCCTTAGTCTTTTCGTGAGTGTTTTTGAGTTTATATTGGAGGTTATATAG